The nucleotide window CACGGCCCGAACGAGCATCGTATATTCTTGGTCAGCGGATTGTTGAAGCCAATGGCCTGACATACATCGACGCTTCCACCAACCAGCGTGTCAAGGTCAGCGGACCGGGCGAAGTATGCAAGCACTACGCTCGCACGCTCGACACCTCGGTGTTTGTCTTTCCGGAACCTTTTGGTGGTGAAACCCTCTTCATCTCGGATCCATTTGCGCTGAATGCGATCCTTGCTGATGTCGACAAGTTTCAATCGGATCTGCTACGAACGACGATCATCGAGTTTATCGTTGGAAAAGGCATCGTAGCACGCTTCGGAGATGCACATCGAAAACAGCGCAAGCTCATGGCGCCCGCATTTACTCCGGCACACATCAAAGGGCTGACGCCGATTTTTGCCAAGTACGCCCAGCTCATGTGTCACAAGATCGCCTTGGCGGACGATGAGAGTGTCGATTTTGCCGAGTACCTCGATTGCACGATGCTCGACATCATTGGTGAAGCTGGCTTTGGCTACAGATGCTCAGCTCTGGAACGCGGCAGAGGCGGATCAGAGCTTTCGTCGGCATTCAACTCGGTCAATCAAGCCGCGATCGATTTCGGACCCGCCCGAGCGATCCACCTGGGTCTTTCGGCAATGCTGTATCCGCGCGCATCCATCTGGCCTTTGTCTGAAGCGAATCGACGGATCGCCAAAGTTAACCGCGTTATGGACCGTATCACGATGCAGATTGTTCGCGAGGCAAAATCGCGCGTCGAAAAGGAAGGTGAAGATCTCGGCGACAAGAAGGACCTTCTTTCGCTGCTGATCAAAAGCAACCTAGATGCGCGCATCGGCGAGAGGATGACGGACAAGGAGATCTCGGGTCAGATTCAAACCTTCATGTTTGCGGGATACGAAACAAGCTCTGTGACCACCTCGTGGACGCTCTACTTCCTCGCACGACATCCTGAAGTACAGAACAAACTGCGCAACATCCTCACCGCCACACTTTCCGAACGCAAAGGCATACCATTGGAAGAACTCGATGTGTCCACATTGGAATACGACGACGTCTGGTGTCAAGACTTGGAATATTTCGACTGGATACTGGCCGAGACACTGAGATTGTGTCCACCTTTGTCAGGGAACGATCGGCAAGCGATGCAGGATAGCGTTTTGCCGCTCATGACGCCCGTCAAGATGACTAATGGCGAAAACGTGTCTCAGTTGATGGTCAAGAAGGGGTCGAGGTTGACCATTGGTATCAAGACGGTCAACTGCGACAGAAAGCTGTTCGGCGATGATGCCGATGAGTTTCGGCCAGAGCGCTTCGCCGAGCTGCCACAGAGACACGCGGAAGCCAAGCTCCCACCGTACGCCACGTATTCTTTCTTTGGCGGTCCCAAGTCTTGGTATGCATACTCCGCTTATCCTTCTGAATCGGTCTTGTTGCGGCAAACGCGTACTGACACACACTCAACCTCTTGCTTCCCATCCTATCCATCTACCCAGCATCGGTTCCAAATTCGCACTCACCGAAATGAAAGTGATCATCATCGCCGTCCTCTCCCGCTTCCAGCTATCGCCCGAGCCCGGCGTGACTATCAAACAACACCAGGCGCTCATCGTCCGTCCTCGCGTAGAAACGTCTACTGGAGGTCCAGCAGCCGGAATGCCACTCCGCATCAAACGGCTGCCTCACCAAGTTTCCGTCTGATCTACTGTTCACCCACCCAGACGCGGTTAAGATCTCAGAGAAACACGATAACGCAATGTCAGTTCACAATCAGCCCAAAGTTGCATCGGAtcgtgtgtgtgtgagtgAGTGTGTATGTGGTATAAAAATGGGCGTTTGCAAAGTCCAGATCACGATCACTGCACGAGCATCAATCGGCTACAAGACGATCCTGGTCGTAAGTGGGTGTCGGCGGCAACACGCCTTCGCTCTTCGATACGTCTTCCAACGCCGCTGCCAACTGCTCTACATCCTCGACGGTAGCGAGCGACCACACTTCGTACGCCGACTCGCTCTGATCGCCGCGCGCCTGCTTGTGCTTATCCCTGTACGCGAGCTCTTTGCTCAACAGATGCGCACACGCCCTGCCGGGGCCCAAACAGATGAACCTTTCAACGCCCTGTGCCAGCAACGTGTCTACGCTGCTGAGCCAGTGAACCGGTCTGGCAAAAGCACCCATCAGATCTTGCCTGATCGTCTCGCTGTCCCGTATCACACTTCCATCCTTGGACGAAACTAGCGAAAGCCCCACCGGATCTGAGAGCGGCATGTACTTGACAACAGGACGCAAAAAGTCAGACGCCTCGAGCATCAGGCTCGAATGGTACGCTCCCGAAACGGGCAAATTGACCGCGCGTGCGCCGAGGTTCTTTGACCGTAACCTGTCGCAGCAGTAAGAGACGCCGACGCGAGTTCCGGACAGTACAATCTGAAGCTGACTGTTGATGTTGGCCACCTCAACCACTTCGTCGCGTGCAACCGAGGGCACTTTACCGTTGCGTATATCCTGCAACACCTGCTCGACTTCATGGATCAccgccttgagcttgccTGGTCGAACGACGACTCCTGACATCTGCGTACGCTTCCATCCCGGTGCTGCTTTGGATTCGCCGTTtgaggcagcagcagcttcatcctcttcgtACAGCAAGTCGGCGCCTTTACCGCTGCCAGCATTGGCAAACGCCCACGTCTCGTAGATGCTCTCGGGTTTCTTGCAGCCAGGCGGGAACAATACCGGATGATTCTCCGTGTAATGCGATGCAACCAGACCACGATGTCGCAACAATCGCACCGCATCGTGCAGGTCCATAGCACCCGACccgacgagcgcagcgtACACGCCCGAGCCATGACCGGACGCCCATTGCACATGATCCT belongs to Mycosarcoma maydis chromosome 3, whole genome shotgun sequence and includes:
- a CDS encoding uncharacterized protein (related to Cytochrome P450 4F8); this translates as MAISTSSRLVIHQDVLSWLQHRPFASAFTLLVVYITYKLAIKPILFPSPYRHLPRPERASYILGQRIVEANGLTYIDASTNQRVKVSGPGEVCKHYARTLDTSVFVFPEPFGGETLFISDPFALNAILADVDKFQSDLLRTTIIEFIVGKGIVARFGDAHRKQRKLMAPAFTPAHIKGLTPIFAKYAQLMCHKIALADDESVDFAEYLDCTMLDIIGEAGFGYRCSALERGRGGSELSSAFNSVNQAAIDFGPARAIHLGLSAMLYPRASIWPLSEANRRIAKVNRVMDRITMQIVREAKSRVEKEGEDLGDKKDLLSLLIKSNLDARIGERMTDKEISGQIQTFMFAGYETSSVTTSWTLYFLARHPEVQNKLRNILTATLSERKGIPLEELDVSTLEYDDVWCQDLEYFDWILAETLRLCPPLSGNDRQAMQDSVLPLMTPVKMTNGENVSQLMVKKGSRLTIGIKTVNCDRKLFGDDADEFRPERFAELPQRHAEAKLPPYATYSFFGGPKSCIGSKFALTEMKVIIIAVLSRFQLSPEPGVTIKQHQALIVRPRVETSTGGPAAGMPLRIKRLPHQVSV